From one Lycium ferocissimum isolate CSIRO_LF1 chromosome 5, AGI_CSIRO_Lferr_CH_V1, whole genome shotgun sequence genomic stretch:
- the LOC132058196 gene encoding cytochrome B5-like protein, with translation MDVTLVTILLGILLAVLIVIPRLLSKSNQPKKVTSNAQNKAVLSYSKAEVALHNKRTDCWIIIKDKVFDVTSYVEEHPGGDAILAHAGDDSTEGFYGPQHATRVFEMIDDFRIGDLEK, from the exons ATGGATGTTACATTGGTGACAATATTATTGGGTATCTTGTTAGCTGTGCTCATTGTCATACCTCGACTGCTCAGTAAATCTA ATCAGCCCAAAAAGGTTACATCAAATGCTCAGAACAAG GCAGTCCTATCATATAGCAAAGCCGAAGTTGCACTGCATAACAAGAGAACCGATTGCTGGATTATTATCAAAGATAAG GTGTTTGATGTTACCTCGTATGTCGAAGAACACCCTGGGGGTGATGCTATCCTAGCGCATGCTGGTGATGATTCAACTGAAGGTTTTTATGG GCCACAACATGCTACACGAGTATTTGAAATGATTGATGACTTCCGCATCGGAGATCTAGAAAAATAA